ATGGCTGCGGCTCGCCTGAGCCGTCAGTGATTCTGCATTCTTCATTCTGAAATCTGCATCAGGGGCTCGCGGCTCCAGAGTTTTCCAGGACCACGACCCCGCCCCAGGGCTTGTCGGGCTTGCGCCCCCCGGGATCGGGCAGCAGGGCCAGCAGCCGCATGCCGAACGAAAGCCGCTTCAGCTTGGCGGCGGTGTGCAGCAGAGAGCAGGCCTCCAGCGGCTTCCAGCCGCAGGGGATGAAGAAGTCCGGCCCCTCCCGGGGCGCGAACTTCAGCGGCGAGCCCGCCTCGCCCAGCGCGCCGCCGATGGCCTTCTGCAGCATCTTGAGCAGGGCTGGGGAGCAAAGGTCGGTGACCCAGCGGCGGAAACTGGCTGGGGCAGCCAGGTCGCGCGCCAACTCGGCCACGCCCGCCTCGTCGAAGTAGACGATCAATCCCTCGCTGATCACCAGCGCGCGCCTGGCTTCGCCTCCCAGCCGCTGGAACAGGGCGCGCCGCGCGGCCGTGTCGCGCAAGTCCAGCGGCACGCGCTCCAGCCCGCACTGGGGGCGGTCGGCGGCGAGGATCTCCTGCTTG
This Terriglobales bacterium DNA region includes the following protein-coding sequences:
- a CDS encoding SAM-dependent methyltransferase, with product MGSANPIRHISDTALWVAVYRAQESERADAVFRDPHARKLAGERGRQIAAAMPFAQKHSWSYVARTWLVDQIVEREVQQGTDMVINLAAGLDARPYRMQLPASLRWVEVDLPDMLSYKQEILAADRPQCGLERVPLDLRDTAARRALFQRLGGEARRALVISEGLIVYFDEAGVAELARDLAAPASFRRWVTDLCSPALLKMLQKAIGGALGEAGSPLKFAPREGPDFFIPCGWKPLEACSLLHTAAKLKRLSFGMRLLALLPDPGGRKPDKPWGGVVVLENSGAASP